The DNA region ATATGCCGCCGGTGGTGATCACCTGGTATGATGGGCTGGATAATATCCCTGCTGTACCCGATGGTTACGGTGTCTCGGAGCTTGATCCCAACATCCCGACAGTGGCAGGCGGAAAAATACAGCCGGCCAAACTGAACCCGGGAAAGGAGATCTATAGCAAGGAGCTGACTTTTAAAGGCGGATCGCATGGCAGCACGTTGAGTATCATCCCGGATGAGAAAGCCAGAGAGATGGAGAAAAAGCTGCCTGAGGTGCCAAAGAGCCCCTCCAACCATTTTGCCAACTTCCTGCTCTCCTGCCAGGGTAAGGAGAAGACACGGTCACCGTTTGAAATATCGGCTCCGCTGAGTCAGGTGTTCTGCCTGGGTGTGGCCGCACAGCGGCTGAACAGGAAGATCGTTTTCGACAGGGAAACCAAACGTGTCACCAACGATGCCTTTGCCGATGCTTTCCTCGCCGGAGAGCCGCCACGAAAAGGATGGGAAGATTTTTATGTAATCTGAGAGGTGAGATCCGGGATATGAGAAGGAGGTGTTGGGATCCGCGATGTCAGGCCATGGATTGGGATCTGGGATTCGGACAGGCGTATCGTTCTTCACTCTTCAGCCTTCCCCTTTTGGGTGAACGGCATCCGGGATCATTTTATGACAGCGAATGAATAAACAAGCATAATAAGATGAAAAAAAATTGTGTATTACTGATTGCGATGATGGTTGTTATTTCAGCCTCGGCGCAGGAGCCGAAATGGCAGGATCTGTTCAATGGCCGCAATCTGCGCGGATGGACAAAATTAAATGGCACGGCAGAGTATAAGGTACAGGACAAAATCATCACGGGGATTTCGAAAATGAACACACCCAACACCTTCCTGTCCACGAATAAAATGTATGATGATTTTATCCTGGAATTTGATTTCAAGATCGACGAGGGATTAAACTCGGGCGTACAGTTCCGCAGCAACAGCCTGAAAGAGTATAAGGATGGACGGGTGCATGGGTATCAGTTTGAGATCGACCCGTCTGCAAGGGCATGGACTGGCGGTGTTTACGATGAGGCACGCCGTGGCTGGCTCTACCCCCTTACAGAGAACCCTGCCGGTCAGAAAGCCTTCAGGCATGGAGAGTGGAACAGTGCCCGTATCGAAGCGATCGGCAACTCCATCCGCACATGGGTGAATGGTGTGCCTTGTGCCGATTTGCTGGACAGTACCACTAAATCGGGATTCATCGCACTGCAGGTACATGCGATAGGGAAAGCGGAACAGCAAGGGAAAACCGTTTCCTGGCGTAATATCCGCATCCTCACAGAAGACCTTGACCGCTTTCAGTCCCCGGAAGAGAAGGAAATCCCGCAAATCAATCAGATCGCCAACACGCTCTCCGAGCGGGAAGCCAGAGCGGGATGGAAGCTGCTGTGGAACGGAAAAGATACCCAGGGCTGGCGCGGTGCCAAACTCGACGGTTTTCCTGAAAAAGGATGGATGATCGAGGATGGTATCCTGAAAGTAGTGAAAGGTACCGGTGGCGAATCAACCAACGGAGGCGATATTGTCACCACCCGTCCCTATAAGAA from Dehalobacter sp. includes:
- a CDS encoding DUF1080 domain-containing protein, whose translation is MKKNCVLLIAMMVVISASAQEPKWQDLFNGRNLRGWTKLNGTAEYKVQDKIITGISKMNTPNTFLSTNKMYDDFILEFDFKIDEGLNSGVQFRSNSLKEYKDGRVHGYQFEIDPSARAWTGGVYDEARRGWLYPLTENPAGQKAFRHGEWNSARIEAIGNSIRTWVNGVPCADLLDSTTKSGFIALQVHAIGKAEQQGKTVSWRNIRILTEDLDRFQSPEEKEIPQINQIANTLSEREARAGWKLLWNGKDTQGWRGAKLDGFPEKGWMIEDGILKVVKGTGGESTNGGDIVTTRPYKNFMLKVDFRITEGANSGIKYFVDTNLNKGEGSAIGCEFQILDDKKHPDAKLGVAGNRTLGSLYDLIAAPEDKPYRNGFFNTAMVVVKGNHVEHWLNGEKIITYERNNQMWEALVNYSKYKDWSNFGNAEEGLLLLQDHGDEVWFQNIKIKEL